One window of Acropora palmata chromosome 1, jaAcrPala1.3, whole genome shotgun sequence genomic DNA carries:
- the LOC141892520 gene encoding rho guanine nucleotide exchange factor 28-like isoform X2: MSVAKTKADKSTPEACFMAFTPQSSPTRGGEVLFVTYSDDYPLPDSGEFYVVFEGKSQRHVTVAQQINLYTLRAIVPDHNQAEKVSLTIYCFNNKKLGMLSSHKFVYCLDAEQILAQLLADSVYDRKLFESVASISVVSSDISKELKDTLDARITNAFEFLDLSPSWSLFGDREVKDNESQNGQETLLHLTARLGFTQLSTYLLDQPGSKEALQKKDRDGKVPQDIAKEKGMKLLADMLSRSPGDCEIRTRKDTTKPQVKKSEIGTTTISSYKSPQQNSLEKDIEILQGIDSLVEEEMKRRLPRFRHSWPVRKKTKDTLEDGSSSDDELKQINRELSSTKLISQLNSQSPGRTTGGNRVLLEQNLKRLRDINEEIQKLRMVNSQRGSREAGRGGTQARHMRRLSCPSLSIQDISHAHSLNAAGKDREEKPFLNGTVEQKENEKKYGQKLDKIRTLPTTQSITHKAIDGCQRRGDDSAVCDTKPLYIDGKDDVAEAVNSKETERCDIERPGLNKRVSSSLDDLKKEVENEQNGEKVKPFSTLENPKAKRPVSLNLERLESPKEEGSKLADILDSIKKATEKTKSSSNVSLASLNDIDVKMNGQDSGLLNPNKSSLQTKSYSYSCLADLKLGDDGNPIQEQTPGPQFSPEMKKKTLSKAETQMSLLDFLNDGKKHRQLHVNTKVARKWYSLHALSVIRESQNKVQSRLSLEEFLSENGPESAEDSEEIEKEKHEGGGKGLRRLSMLFGNKSSSKPSKRELPKLQKGNASRSSLRRDKSSASRSKDSEDSKRELMNIPAKTVLGRRASKPGEIMPMLPNPGLLTRGGRGTSSKSNLSPKPTSPLPLRRSFTMDEENKESRKDKANLGFSPDVSGDDEDDFEGEIDLESQGDPELEIKEEPEAWSVTVDKKITKEMTAKDIKRQDVIHELIQTEVHHVRTLKVMHKIFYMGMLNNLGMAQETVDLLLPRLDELLQINGDFLNQLKASEGKDTIVDSIGDVLERQFSGENSAKMKSAYGEFCSSHIESVELYKRLTQKDKKFAGFVKKCSLNKYCRRLSVPECITLVTQRLTKYPMLIEAIVKTTKESKKDFKSLKNSITLVKQILQSVDETIKDREKQKQLQDLRMRLDLKVTVTYGKNGKKVKNIDLASNTSKLIHDGVLMWKTARGKLNETRVLVMEDMLVFLQEKDQKYSLLSLDQKAPVIRLKNLMVREVAIDPRAIFLVSTSQEGPEMYEIVCESPEEKTRWMDIIREASTNAPEDDNDSLIRTASNERKKIIIRRANFLNEQIKNKELEDVERRKNLAEIQELICQIEALEKSKIEEDKRGELSKTKESLMSVVQEVQSALSDMDVLSDEPDGYARGSTQSLVVPTNATSGPKRAETFSGFDYKLKPDNIYRASSMRVPERPGMSAGFPSRQLPATSATTGESPKLRHKRKTSGGSWPFLPKGSSKDDKEQSGERGDEASDSLFSPSPSLAPGREPARESDSERSVEEPSTLSKIESLQSRLRSAPKDGLTYISSPPTNRGQNRLLPGQDAEREMSRHHSDKSPNAVAPDVIYF; the protein is encoded by the exons ATGAGCGTTGCTAAGACAAAAGCTGACAAAAGCACACCAG AGGCATGTTTTATGGCTTTCACACCCCAGAGCTCGCCGACTCGC ggcGGGGAGGTTTTGTTCGTGACATACTCAGATGATTATCCACTTCCTGACAGTGGGGAGTTTTACGTTGTGTTTGAAGGAAAAAGTCAACGGCATGTAACTGTTGCACAGCAAATTAATTTATACACTCTGCGTGCCATCGTCCCTG ATCATAATCAAGCTGAGAAAGTTTCTCTCACTATTTACTgcttcaataacaaaaaactGGGAATGTTGTCATCACACAAATTTGTGTACTGCCTGGATGCTGAACAGATCCTTGCACAACTTTTGGCAGACAGTGTGTACGATAGAAAACTCTTTGAGTCTGTGGCTTCTATATCAGTGGTGTCAAGTGATATTTCTAAGGAACTCAAAGACACTTTAGACGCTCGGATAACAAATGCATTTGAATTTCTGGACTTATCGCCTTCATGGTCACTTTTTGGTGACAGAGAAGTAAAGGACAATGAAAGCCAAAATG GTCAAGAAACTTTACTTCATCTCACTGCCAGACTTGGATTTACCCAGCTATCAACATACCTCTTGGATCAGCCTGGATCAAAGGAAGCACTGCAAAAGAAGGATAGAGATGGGAAAGTGCCACAAGATATtgcaaaggaaaaaggaatgaaattgCTAGCAGATATGTTATCAAG GAGTCCTGGAGATTGTGAAATAAGAACAAGAAAAGACACAACTAAACCACAAGTCAAGAAAAGTGAGATaggaacaacaacaatatCCAGTTATAAGTCTCCACAGCAAAACTCTCTTG AAAAGGACATTGAAATTCTTCAGGGCATAGACTCGCTAGTTGAAGAGGAA ATGAAAAGGAGAttaccaaggtttcgtcattCCTGGCCAGTTAGGAAAAAAACCAAGGATACATTAG AGGATGGTTCAAGCAGTGATGATGAATTGAAGCAAATCAACAGAGAACTATCTTCAACAAAATTGATCAGTCAATTAAATAGCCAGTCACCAGGAAGAACAACAGGCGGCAATAGAGTATTGTTAG AGCAAAATCTCAAGAGATTGAGAGATATAAATGAAGAAATACAAAAGCTTCGCATGGTTAACTCGCAGAGGGGATCACGAGAG GCTGGTAGAGGAGGAACACAAGCAAGGCACATGAGACGCCTATCTTGTCCTTCATTAAGTATACAGGATATTTCACACGCTCATAGTCTTAATGCAG CAGGAAAAGACAGAGAAGAGAAGCCATTTTTGAATGGTACAgtggaacaaaaagaaaatgaaaagaagtaTGGCCAAAAACTTGATAAAATAAGAACTTTGCCAACCACGCAAAGTATTACACATAAAGCAATAGATGGGTGTCAAAGAAGAGGAGATGATAGTGCAGTTTGTGACACAAAGCCTCTCTACATTGATGGTAAAGATGACGTTGCAGAGGCGGTAAATAGTAAGGAAACCGAAAGGTGTGACATAGAAAGACCAGGATTGAATAAGAGAGTGAGTTCAAGCCTTGATGATTTGAAGAAGgaagttgaaaatgaacaaaatgggGAAAAGGTTAAACCATTCTCTACACTTGAAAATCCTAAAGCTAAAAGGCCTGTGTCGTTAAATCTTGAAAGACTGGAATCACCAAAAGAAGAGGGAAGCAAACTTGCTGATATTTTAGATtccataaagaaagccactgaaaagacaaaatcatCGAGCAATGTCTCACTTGCATCTCTCAATGATATTGATGTTAAAATGAATGGCCAAGACAGCGGACTATTAAATCCCAACAAAAGTAGTCTGCAAACCAAGTCATACTCGTACAGCTGTTTGGCAGATCTGAAACTTGGTGACGATGGCAATCCCATTCAGGAGCAAACACCTGG ACCCCAATTTAGCCCAgagatgaagaagaaaactcTTTCAAAGGCAGAGACACAGATGTCTTTGTTAGATTTTCTTAATGATGG TAAAAAACATCGTCAACTGCATGTAAATACTAAAGTGGCGCGGAAGTGGTATTCCTTACATGCTCTATCTGTTATAAG GGAGTctcaaaataaagttcaaaGTAGATTGTCACTGGAAGAATTTTTAAGTGAAAA TGGCCCAGAAAGCGCTGAGGATTCAGAAGAAATAGAAAAG gAAAAACATGAAGGTGGAGGTAAAGGTCTTCGCCGTCTTAGCATGCTATTTGGAAACAAGTCATCCTCTAAG CCATCAAAACGAGAGCTTCCAAAACTTCAGAAGGGCAATGCATCCAGAAGCAGTTTACGAAGAGACAAGTCCTCAG CATCACGTAGCAAAGACAGTGAAGACAGCAAAAGGGAACTGATGAACATACCTGCTAAGACTGTGCTGGGACGAAGGGCCTCAAAACCCGGTGAAATA ATGCCCATGCTTCCTAATCCTGGGTTATTAACACGTGGTGGACGGGGCACATCTTCTAAATCTAATTTGAGTCCAAAACCAACTTCCCCTCTGCCATTAAGGAG GAGCTTCACCATggatgaagaaaacaaagaaagtagAAAAGACAAAGCCAA TCTAGGTTTTTCGCCTGATGTTTCTGGGgatgatgaagatgacttTGAGGGAG aAATCGATCTCGAG TCGCAAGGTGACCCTGAGCTTGAAATCAAAGAAGAACCAGAGGCTTGGAGCGTTACAGTTGACAAGAAG attacaaaagaaatgactgCTAAAGATATCAAGCGGCAAGATGTGATTCATG AATTGATTCAAACTGAGGTGCATCACGTACGGACTTTAAAAGTTATGCATAAG ATATTTTACATGGGAATGTTGAATAATTTGGGAATGGCTCAAGAAACGGTAGATCTGTTGTTACCAAGATTAGATGAGCTACTTCAAATAAATG GGGATTTTCTTAATCAATTGAAAGCGAGTGAAGGAAAAGACACAATAGTGGACAGCATTGGTGATGTTCTGGAACGTCAG TTTAGCGGAGAAAACAGCGCAAAGATGAAGAGTGCGTATGGGGAGTTTTGTAGCAGCCACATCGAAAGTGTTGAGTTATACAAG CGGTTAACGCaaaaagataagaaatttGCAGGTTTTGTGAAG AAATGTAGTCTGAACAAATACTGCCGGCGCTTATCTGTCCCAGAGTGCATCACGCTTGTTACTCAAAGACTCACGAAGTATCCAATGCTGATTGAAGCAATTGTTAAAACTACGAAAG AGTCGAAAAAGGATTTCAAGTCGCTCAAGAACTCGATTACCCTCGTCAAG CAAATTTTACAAAGCGTGGATGAAACAATAAAGGAtcgtgaaaaacaaaag cAATTACAGGATCTGAGAATGAGGTTGGATTTAAAAGTGACTGTCACGTACGGAAAAAACGGCAAGAAAGTTAAG AACATTGACTTGGCATCCAACACAAGTAAGCTCATCCATGATGGGGTGCTTATGTGGAAAACGGCTAGAGGAAAACTGAATG AGACTCGAGTACTGGTCATGGAAGACATGTTGGTTTTCCTTCAGGAAAAAGATCAAAAATACAGCCTGTTATCGTTGGATCAGAAG GCCCCGGTGATAAGGCTCAAGAATTTGATGGTGCGAGAGGTGGCAATTGACCCAAGAGCCATTTTTCTTGTGAGCACCAGTCAGGAGGGACCTGAGATGTACGAAATAGTCTGTGAATCCCCTGAGGAAAAGACACG GTGGATGGACATAATAAGAGAAGCTTCAACAAATGCTCCTGAAGATGACA ACGACAGTCTCATAAGAACAGCAAGTAACGAAAGGAAGAAGATCATAATTCGAAGAGCTAACTTTTTGAATG agcaaattaaaaacaaagagCTTGAGGATGTAGAAAGGAGAAAGAATCTTGCTGAAATACAG GAACTCATTTGCCAAATAGAAGCCCTCGAGAAG TCCAAGATTGAAGAGGACAAAAGGGGGGAGTTGTCAAAAACTAA GGAGTCACTTATGTCCGTAGTACAAGAGGTCCAATCTGCATTATCTGATATGGACGTCTTATCGGACGAACCAGACGGTTATGCCAGAGGTAGTACTCAATCTCTTGTTGTTCCTACAAACGCCACCTCAGGCCCCAAGAGGGCCGAGACCTTCAGTGGCTTTGATTACAAACTCAAACCTGATAACATCTACCGAGCGAGCTCAATGAGAGTGCCCGAGAGGCCAGGAATGAGCGCTGGTTTCCCATCTAGACAGCTTCCAGCCACAAGTGCAACAACAGGAGAAAGCCCGAAGCTTAGACACAAACGAAAGACCAGTGGAGGGAGTTGGCCGTTCTTGCCTAAGGGTAGCAGTAAGGATGACAAGGAGCAGAGCGGAGAAAGAG
- the LOC141892520 gene encoding uncharacterized protein LOC141892520 isoform X3 — translation MSVAKTKADKSTPEACFMAFTPQSSPTRGGEVLFVTYSDDYPLPDSGEFYVVFEGKSQRHVTVAQQINLYTLRAIVPDHNQAEKVSLTIYCFNNKKLGMLSSHKFVYCLDAEQILAQLLADSVYDRKLFESVASISVVSSDISKELKDTLDARITNAFEFLDLSPSWSLFGDREVKDNESQNGQETLLHLTARLGFTQLSTYLLDQPGSKEALQKKDRDGKVPQDIAKEKGMKLLADMLSRSPGDCEIRTRKDTTKPQVKKSEIGTTTISSYKSPQQNSLEKDIEILQGIDSLVEEEMKRRLPRFRHSWPVRKKTKDTLEDGSSSDDELKQINRELSSTKLISQLNSQSPGRTTGGNRVLLEQNLKRLRDINEEIQKLRMVNSQRGSREAGRGGTQARHMRRLSCPSLSIQDISHAHSLNAGKDREEKPFLNGTVEQKENEKKYGQKLDKIRTLPTTQSITHKAIDGCQRRGDDSAVCDTKPLYIDGKDDVAEAVNSKETERCDIERPGLNKRVSSSLDDLKKEVENEQNGEKVKPFSTLENPKAKRPVSLNLERLESPKEEGSKLADILDSIKKATEKTKSSSNVSLASLNDIDVKMNGQDSGLLNPNKSSLQTKSYSYSCLADLKLGDDGNPIQEQTPGPQFSPEMKKKTLSKAETQMSLLDFLNDGKKHRQLHVNTKVARKWYSLHALSVIRESQNKVQSRLSLEEFLSENGPESAEDSEEIEKEKHEGGGKGLRRLSMLFGNKSSSKPSKRELPKLQKGNASRSSLRRDKSSASRSKDSEDSKRELMNIPAKTVLGRRASKPGEIMPMLPNPGLLTRGGRGTSSKSNLSPKPTSPLPLRSRSFTMDEENKESRKDKANLGFSPDVSGDDEDDFEGEIDLESQGDPELEIKEEPEAWSVTVDKKITKEMTAKDIKRQDVIHELIQTEVHHVRTLKVMHKIFYMGMLNNLGMAQETVDLLLPRLDELLQINGDFLNQLKASEGKDTIVDSIGDVLERQFSGENSAKMKSAYGEFCSSHIESVELYKRLTQKDKKFAGFVKKCSLNKYCRRLSVPECITLVTQRLTKYPMLIEAIVKTTKESKKDFKSLKNSITLVKQILQSVDETIKDREKQKQLQDLRMRLDLKVTVTYGKNGKKVKNIDLASNTSKLIHDGVLMWKTARGKLNETRVLVMEDMLVFLQEKDQKYSLLSLDQKAPVIRLKNLMVREVAIDPRAIFLVSTSQEGPEMYEIVCESPEEKTRWMDIIREASTNAPEDDNDSLIRTASNERKKIIIRRANFLNEQIKNKELEDVERRKNLAEIQELICQIEALEKSKIEEDKRGELSKTKESLMSVVQEVQSALSDMDVLSDEPDGYARGSTQSLVVPTNATSGPKRAETFSGFDYKLKPDNIYRASSMRVPERPGMSAGFPSRQLPATSATTGESPKLRHKRKTSGGSWPFLPKGSSKDDKEQSGERGDEASDSLFSPSPSLAPGREPARESDSERSVEEPSTLSKIESLQSRLRSAPKDGLTYISSPPTNRGQNRLLPGQDAEREMSRHHSDKSPNAVAPDVIYF, via the exons ATGAGCGTTGCTAAGACAAAAGCTGACAAAAGCACACCAG AGGCATGTTTTATGGCTTTCACACCCCAGAGCTCGCCGACTCGC ggcGGGGAGGTTTTGTTCGTGACATACTCAGATGATTATCCACTTCCTGACAGTGGGGAGTTTTACGTTGTGTTTGAAGGAAAAAGTCAACGGCATGTAACTGTTGCACAGCAAATTAATTTATACACTCTGCGTGCCATCGTCCCTG ATCATAATCAAGCTGAGAAAGTTTCTCTCACTATTTACTgcttcaataacaaaaaactGGGAATGTTGTCATCACACAAATTTGTGTACTGCCTGGATGCTGAACAGATCCTTGCACAACTTTTGGCAGACAGTGTGTACGATAGAAAACTCTTTGAGTCTGTGGCTTCTATATCAGTGGTGTCAAGTGATATTTCTAAGGAACTCAAAGACACTTTAGACGCTCGGATAACAAATGCATTTGAATTTCTGGACTTATCGCCTTCATGGTCACTTTTTGGTGACAGAGAAGTAAAGGACAATGAAAGCCAAAATG GTCAAGAAACTTTACTTCATCTCACTGCCAGACTTGGATTTACCCAGCTATCAACATACCTCTTGGATCAGCCTGGATCAAAGGAAGCACTGCAAAAGAAGGATAGAGATGGGAAAGTGCCACAAGATATtgcaaaggaaaaaggaatgaaattgCTAGCAGATATGTTATCAAG GAGTCCTGGAGATTGTGAAATAAGAACAAGAAAAGACACAACTAAACCACAAGTCAAGAAAAGTGAGATaggaacaacaacaatatCCAGTTATAAGTCTCCACAGCAAAACTCTCTTG AAAAGGACATTGAAATTCTTCAGGGCATAGACTCGCTAGTTGAAGAGGAA ATGAAAAGGAGAttaccaaggtttcgtcattCCTGGCCAGTTAGGAAAAAAACCAAGGATACATTAG AGGATGGTTCAAGCAGTGATGATGAATTGAAGCAAATCAACAGAGAACTATCTTCAACAAAATTGATCAGTCAATTAAATAGCCAGTCACCAGGAAGAACAACAGGCGGCAATAGAGTATTGTTAG AGCAAAATCTCAAGAGATTGAGAGATATAAATGAAGAAATACAAAAGCTTCGCATGGTTAACTCGCAGAGGGGATCACGAGAG GCTGGTAGAGGAGGAACACAAGCAAGGCACATGAGACGCCTATCTTGTCCTTCATTAAGTATACAGGATATTTCACACGCTCATAGTCTTAATGCAG GAAAAGACAGAGAAGAGAAGCCATTTTTGAATGGTACAgtggaacaaaaagaaaatgaaaagaagtaTGGCCAAAAACTTGATAAAATAAGAACTTTGCCAACCACGCAAAGTATTACACATAAAGCAATAGATGGGTGTCAAAGAAGAGGAGATGATAGTGCAGTTTGTGACACAAAGCCTCTCTACATTGATGGTAAAGATGACGTTGCAGAGGCGGTAAATAGTAAGGAAACCGAAAGGTGTGACATAGAAAGACCAGGATTGAATAAGAGAGTGAGTTCAAGCCTTGATGATTTGAAGAAGgaagttgaaaatgaacaaaatgggGAAAAGGTTAAACCATTCTCTACACTTGAAAATCCTAAAGCTAAAAGGCCTGTGTCGTTAAATCTTGAAAGACTGGAATCACCAAAAGAAGAGGGAAGCAAACTTGCTGATATTTTAGATtccataaagaaagccactgaaaagacaaaatcatCGAGCAATGTCTCACTTGCATCTCTCAATGATATTGATGTTAAAATGAATGGCCAAGACAGCGGACTATTAAATCCCAACAAAAGTAGTCTGCAAACCAAGTCATACTCGTACAGCTGTTTGGCAGATCTGAAACTTGGTGACGATGGCAATCCCATTCAGGAGCAAACACCTGG ACCCCAATTTAGCCCAgagatgaagaagaaaactcTTTCAAAGGCAGAGACACAGATGTCTTTGTTAGATTTTCTTAATGATGG TAAAAAACATCGTCAACTGCATGTAAATACTAAAGTGGCGCGGAAGTGGTATTCCTTACATGCTCTATCTGTTATAAG GGAGTctcaaaataaagttcaaaGTAGATTGTCACTGGAAGAATTTTTAAGTGAAAA TGGCCCAGAAAGCGCTGAGGATTCAGAAGAAATAGAAAAG gAAAAACATGAAGGTGGAGGTAAAGGTCTTCGCCGTCTTAGCATGCTATTTGGAAACAAGTCATCCTCTAAG CCATCAAAACGAGAGCTTCCAAAACTTCAGAAGGGCAATGCATCCAGAAGCAGTTTACGAAGAGACAAGTCCTCAG CATCACGTAGCAAAGACAGTGAAGACAGCAAAAGGGAACTGATGAACATACCTGCTAAGACTGTGCTGGGACGAAGGGCCTCAAAACCCGGTGAAATA ATGCCCATGCTTCCTAATCCTGGGTTATTAACACGTGGTGGACGGGGCACATCTTCTAAATCTAATTTGAGTCCAAAACCAACTTCCCCTCTGCCATTAAGGAG CAGGAGCTTCACCATggatgaagaaaacaaagaaagtagAAAAGACAAAGCCAA TCTAGGTTTTTCGCCTGATGTTTCTGGGgatgatgaagatgacttTGAGGGAG aAATCGATCTCGAG TCGCAAGGTGACCCTGAGCTTGAAATCAAAGAAGAACCAGAGGCTTGGAGCGTTACAGTTGACAAGAAG attacaaaagaaatgactgCTAAAGATATCAAGCGGCAAGATGTGATTCATG AATTGATTCAAACTGAGGTGCATCACGTACGGACTTTAAAAGTTATGCATAAG ATATTTTACATGGGAATGTTGAATAATTTGGGAATGGCTCAAGAAACGGTAGATCTGTTGTTACCAAGATTAGATGAGCTACTTCAAATAAATG GGGATTTTCTTAATCAATTGAAAGCGAGTGAAGGAAAAGACACAATAGTGGACAGCATTGGTGATGTTCTGGAACGTCAG TTTAGCGGAGAAAACAGCGCAAAGATGAAGAGTGCGTATGGGGAGTTTTGTAGCAGCCACATCGAAAGTGTTGAGTTATACAAG CGGTTAACGCaaaaagataagaaatttGCAGGTTTTGTGAAG AAATGTAGTCTGAACAAATACTGCCGGCGCTTATCTGTCCCAGAGTGCATCACGCTTGTTACTCAAAGACTCACGAAGTATCCAATGCTGATTGAAGCAATTGTTAAAACTACGAAAG AGTCGAAAAAGGATTTCAAGTCGCTCAAGAACTCGATTACCCTCGTCAAG CAAATTTTACAAAGCGTGGATGAAACAATAAAGGAtcgtgaaaaacaaaag cAATTACAGGATCTGAGAATGAGGTTGGATTTAAAAGTGACTGTCACGTACGGAAAAAACGGCAAGAAAGTTAAG AACATTGACTTGGCATCCAACACAAGTAAGCTCATCCATGATGGGGTGCTTATGTGGAAAACGGCTAGAGGAAAACTGAATG AGACTCGAGTACTGGTCATGGAAGACATGTTGGTTTTCCTTCAGGAAAAAGATCAAAAATACAGCCTGTTATCGTTGGATCAGAAG GCCCCGGTGATAAGGCTCAAGAATTTGATGGTGCGAGAGGTGGCAATTGACCCAAGAGCCATTTTTCTTGTGAGCACCAGTCAGGAGGGACCTGAGATGTACGAAATAGTCTGTGAATCCCCTGAGGAAAAGACACG GTGGATGGACATAATAAGAGAAGCTTCAACAAATGCTCCTGAAGATGACA ACGACAGTCTCATAAGAACAGCAAGTAACGAAAGGAAGAAGATCATAATTCGAAGAGCTAACTTTTTGAATG agcaaattaaaaacaaagagCTTGAGGATGTAGAAAGGAGAAAGAATCTTGCTGAAATACAG GAACTCATTTGCCAAATAGAAGCCCTCGAGAAG TCCAAGATTGAAGAGGACAAAAGGGGGGAGTTGTCAAAAACTAA GGAGTCACTTATGTCCGTAGTACAAGAGGTCCAATCTGCATTATCTGATATGGACGTCTTATCGGACGAACCAGACGGTTATGCCAGAGGTAGTACTCAATCTCTTGTTGTTCCTACAAACGCCACCTCAGGCCCCAAGAGGGCCGAGACCTTCAGTGGCTTTGATTACAAACTCAAACCTGATAACATCTACCGAGCGAGCTCAATGAGAGTGCCCGAGAGGCCAGGAATGAGCGCTGGTTTCCCATCTAGACAGCTTCCAGCCACAAGTGCAACAACAGGAGAAAGCCCGAAGCTTAGACACAAACGAAAGACCAGTGGAGGGAGTTGGCCGTTCTTGCCTAAGGGTAGCAGTAAGGATGACAAGGAGCAGAGCGGAGAAAGAG